The Pantoea nemavictus genome includes a region encoding these proteins:
- a CDS encoding alpha/beta hydrolase has translation MRTVFCHCFYSGFGASAMKFPRLSVLLFMLYLPASFANKEIPIWPKEMSGNNKFINFSKNPASNNRAVTNVESPEMIYVPPTGKNNHSAVLIIPGGGFSYIMKDLEGLDVAKILSQKGYSSFVLIYRMPHGGSEVNRNNAFADVQRAMRLIRSNAANYRIAPNQIGVMGFSAGAFLAANISNNPDAANYPAANAQDQVSARPDFTALIYPVVSLKEGVTHVGTRAAMYGKDVTPEVIEQNSQEDRVTSRTPPTFLAQALNDGTASPQNSLRMFEALRKNKVNVEMHLFQQGGHGFGTGQKQNIPAKNWPTLFSDWQASLVKP, from the coding sequence TTGCGAACTGTTTTTTGTCACTGTTTTTACTCAGGATTTGGAGCCAGCGCAATGAAGTTTCCACGATTATCAGTTCTGCTTTTTATGCTTTATCTTCCTGCATCGTTTGCCAATAAGGAAATTCCTATCTGGCCAAAGGAAATGTCAGGGAATAATAAATTTATTAATTTTAGTAAAAACCCAGCCAGTAATAATCGCGCTGTCACAAATGTCGAATCTCCAGAAATGATTTATGTTCCCCCCACCGGAAAGAATAATCATTCGGCGGTGCTAATCATTCCCGGTGGCGGTTTTTCTTATATTATGAAAGATCTTGAAGGTTTGGATGTGGCAAAAATATTGAGCCAGAAGGGATATTCCTCTTTTGTGCTTATTTACCGTATGCCGCACGGCGGTTCTGAGGTTAATCGCAATAACGCTTTTGCTGATGTACAGCGAGCAATGCGGCTGATTCGTAGTAATGCCGCTAATTATCGCATTGCGCCTAATCAAATTGGCGTGATGGGCTTTTCTGCCGGAGCTTTCCTCGCGGCCAACATCAGTAATAATCCGGATGCAGCTAACTATCCTGCGGCTAATGCGCAGGACCAGGTTTCAGCGCGTCCGGATTTCACCGCGCTGATCTATCCGGTGGTATCGCTCAAAGAGGGAGTCACCCACGTGGGGACGCGCGCGGCGATGTACGGCAAAGATGTCACGCCTGAAGTGATTGAGCAAAACTCACAGGAAGATCGCGTCACCTCCCGTACGCCGCCGACTTTCCTCGCCCAGGCGCTAAACGATGGCACCGCCTCACCACAAAACTCGCTACGCATGTTTGAAGCGCTGCGCAAAAACAAAGTGAATGTGGAGATGCATCTCTTCCAGCAGGGCGGACATGGTTTCGGCACTGGCCAGAAACAGAATATCCCCGCCAAAAACTGGCCGACGCTGTTTAGCGACTGGCAGGCAAGCCTGGTCAAGCCATAG
- a CDS encoding GNAT family N-acetyltransferase translates to MTGIYQAQECDFEAITAVWEASVRATHDFLQEADILALRPQVRMHYLPMVELRVYRDEQHTIVGFLGVAENRLEMLFVAPQAFGQGVGTQLLRYATQHLGVNELDVNEQNPQALGFYQRQGFVITGRSPLDGQGNPFPLLHLRYQP, encoded by the coding sequence ATGACGGGAATTTATCAGGCACAAGAGTGTGATTTTGAGGCGATAACTGCGGTGTGGGAGGCATCGGTGCGGGCAACGCATGATTTCTTACAGGAAGCCGATATCCTCGCGCTGCGGCCGCAGGTGCGCATGCACTATTTACCGATGGTCGAGCTGCGGGTTTACCGCGATGAGCAGCACACCATTGTCGGCTTTCTCGGCGTAGCGGAAAACCGACTGGAGATGCTGTTTGTCGCGCCGCAGGCGTTTGGGCAGGGCGTTGGGACGCAGTTGTTGCGCTATGCCACCCAACACCTTGGCGTCAACGAACTGGATGTGAATGAGCAAAACCCGCAGGCGTTAGGATTTTATCAGCGTCAGGGATTTGTCATTACGGGTCGCTCACCTCTTGATGGCCAGGGAAATCCCTTTCCCCTGCTGCACCTGCGTTATCAGCCGTGA
- the torD gene encoding molecular chaperone TorD translates to MMPGQLTPHHYACLYSWFAGLFARELDDQHLAQLQSPDVTLWLDHLAALPAMQDGVLALRNSIAALQLRPDARLELAADFAGLFLMSQKQAALPYASCYQPGDARLRQDACEEMQTLLMEAGLERHQAFPEPEDHLAINLELLSHLSFAVSENMAKAAACLELRDKALNQLWRWLPAFNAHCSEHDPFGFYAAQSQLLLALVKHDRMVLSQR, encoded by the coding sequence ATGATGCCAGGCCAGTTAACCCCTCATCACTATGCTTGTTTGTATAGCTGGTTCGCCGGGCTGTTTGCCCGCGAGCTGGACGACCAACATCTGGCGCAGCTGCAGAGCCCGGATGTGACGTTATGGCTGGACCATCTGGCGGCGCTGCCGGCAATGCAGGATGGCGTGCTGGCTTTACGCAACAGCATCGCCGCGCTGCAACTGCGGCCCGATGCACGTCTGGAGCTGGCTGCGGATTTTGCCGGTCTGTTTTTGATGTCGCAAAAACAGGCGGCGCTGCCTTATGCCTCCTGCTATCAGCCAGGTGATGCACGCTTGCGCCAGGATGCCTGCGAAGAGATGCAAACGTTGTTGATGGAAGCGGGCCTGGAGCGTCATCAGGCCTTTCCTGAGCCGGAAGATCATCTGGCGATTAACCTGGAGTTACTCAGCCACCTGAGTTTCGCGGTCAGTGAAAATATGGCGAAGGCGGCCGCCTGCCTTGAGCTGCGCGATAAAGCCCTAAACCAGTTGTGGCGCTGGTTACCTGCCTTCAACGCACACTGCAGTGAGCATGACCCATTTGGTTTTTATGCGGCACAAAGTCAGCTACTGCTGGCGCTGGTTAAACATGATCGGATGGTGTTAAGCCAACGTTAA